The sequence gctgcaggatcaggccaaatctcctgcccctaccgttaatttgcctactgctgatgctggcaaaacgggggagaaaagtggcaactaaggagaaggaactctagAGTGTTAGAGAAACTAGAGTGTTAAGtgttagaagttaggaagaagaactttatcttgtttgtttttgtgttgttttattttatgcCTAACTTGCCTAACTTCTGTTACTCCTGAAATACATACTTGCATTCATATTTTAACTGTTGATTATTCACCCTTTAAATGCcaagtattatataaatgcatgctgcatatagatgtttgaacttgtcaaatataaaccattgaacaaatgatttactcagcgctctgtcactatacatcacttccgctgaatactgagtaaaatagaatatgacccataagctgacctataactgaaaactgatcttaggcttattcagctaaaccttagaatgtttagaataaaactaagtcagtagttctatccttacgggggagttcacttaattaaaaaaggtcaactatcatgggggagctcatactgagttccttgctgattagttttgccaacatcaaaatgagggagtttgttgaaacacctttccacaggattttgatttgacaaaattaattaagtgaaagtaaatattctataacacactaagtttaaatgctttgatttagtgttactaatgtgtttgttcaatgttgagtttataatttatcataagacataaagatcataaggctcaagccctatatggaaatcaaggcccaagtcaaacaagccaaagatcactcagcccgcgtatctccaaaacgtcgccgttgaagtgatgaaacgcatgctgagtaaagaaggatcgagaagatccacgtagacaacttcggtatgaagctgctgagctgtctcgacaaaacgtgcaagacagctactgaccataagacagcttccagacaaagtatttcctcattaggtaaaggtcagaagacacaacaagctgtctggttgacattacccaaaatggtggaacatactgactcactgaccgaagaacagaagacactggaatctgattggctaacgagaactgctggcagactcagtgaaagcgacctgtagccgtttccctccaacggttatttcgaaattcgaaataaccagaagctctcatagctctctataaatagagcattcagaatccacattctttagagaactttgagcaagagccgctacgctgaccaaacgtatacaaaagttctccatcaaaagcaaagcaaagttcttacactacaaagtctattcatttgtgtaaaagtctagagtgattgtttttcaatcatctaaggtgttctagcaattgttgtttaggacaaaatctttatcatttctagaagtagaaaggagaggctgagtactcggttttaagtactcagcggagagattaggattgagtagaagtatagaggaaggtactcttgtcatactcaattgctgatattgtaaaaggtttgaggctctacctttaaagagctcagtagaggatttgaaatctcggaggtgttccggggacaggacgtaggcttagaagaagccgaacctggataaatctgctgagtgaagttttcttaaaccttaactccttatttatattgcttgcttaaaacaaactaaaactgaccaagtaaaagaggtcaagctgagttgtgcgctacaaacgagcaggttcaggaatagactctaagtgctatttcctgacctaagcaacgaagctgtcctagtcactagttgactaagccagtgtcttgctgagtgttaagtgccgctgttttataagcttttcttaaagaaaagaaatctgcccaaattattttaaaaaggtaaaatagttcctaacccccccttggaactatatttgcaaccttacaagggaccaacaaatagCACGGACCAGCCTAATCCGGTCTATTTATTAATATtcatcaataaattaataatttatatattaaatatttatttttaggtataaattttattttatttaattaaaaattatgtgtAAATccctacaaaaaaaattatgtgtaAATTTTTAGTTGGGTTTATATGGGTTAGGATTGTGATTTGATGTTTAAGCCTaagcccgcctaaattaatagcAGGCTAGGCTGGGTTTGGACTGGGTGTTTTATCTAAAAGCCTGTTAGGCCCGGTCCAGCCCGACCTATGGACATATCTACTTAACACCAATTATCTCTCATGATTACGAGTCTGTTTAGTTTACCTTGTTGTTTGATGTTGGGAAATATTGATCTTAAAAGTAGGGATTCtttgattttataaattaaaaaaaagaagctATTTTTTTAGCTATAAAAAGtaaaccaaacacctaaaattctgattttcaaagtgaaaaagTAAACATTACCCTCTATGTATACATCCTGTTTTGATTGATTAGATATATTACACTATTATATAGTAGAAGTCTTCTCTCTGTTATAGTTGCATATCAATTGATTTAAAAAGAAAGAATTTTAGTTTTCTGTGATTTCATAATATATTTAGAAATGAAATACTTTTAAATTCCATGATTAAATTTGTTTCTATCCAATATACAAAGATATATATTTTTCCATATACATtttgatttgttattgataagtAATAACATGATACATGCGTGCAATGtagataataaaaattattagagagaaaagaatttcaTAATAACGTCTGGTAATAATAAAAGTTACTTTTGGACCTTAACTATACACTTTTGATATGGTATAAGAGCCTTTAGATCATACAGTCAAGTGTTCGAATCCTAACTTCATTTATTGATAGAATTTTAATATATGGCAGGATGAGTCTATATTGTACATGATTTTACGGGATATGATAGAATTTTAAAGTGTCCTGATAACTCTTTCAACTTGcataaattttcaattagtcCTATGAACTTGCGTAAAAGGTAATTAATTGATGGCCTGATACATTaccagccccctgaactttccaaaatagtagattgactccctgaactttgcaagtgtctaaccagctccctaaacttgcttatttcgtatcattagccccctaaacttgtccataaaagtagattaactccctaaactttgcaagtgtctcgcTAACTCTCCaaacttgtttattctgtaacaactaaatacaaaaaccataatactaactgtcgatcatcatccattcaatctctcaaacctgcaacactaactcttataataggttgaaaggtaggagaagtgaaaaaattacctctcgaatagatgaagacgtatttttagaatttaggtttaataagtttttgtatttagttgttacagaataaacaagtttagagagttggtGAGATACTTGCAAAAATTCAGGGagttaatctacttttatggataaGTTTAGAAAGTCGGTAatacgaaataaacaagtttaagaAGGTGGCGAGATACTCAAAGTTCAGGGAACCAATCTACTAATCTAGACAAGTTATAACCTAATGATTTAGGGCTTTTAGTTATTAACTTATTATAACTATTGAAAATGATGGATGCAATTTATCCGTCagagtatttatttatttattatttttatgttatgcaTTTGAAATAAAACTATATAAATAACCGCTCTGCTTCCACTTTCTCATTATTTCCTCCCTCGCTATactcctctctctctttctttgtGTTGAAGATGAGAGGCGGCGGATTTCTATTGGCATTGTTAATGTGTGCGGCGAGTGCGGCAGCAAATGAGGGAGTGAATGTGGAAACAtggaggaggaggtggaggAAGATAAAGTTCGACACAGGAGGTTTGAGCAGAGAGAGCTTCCCGGAGGGATTTGTGTTCGGAACGGCGACGTCTGCTTATCAAGTTGAAGGAATGGCCGATAAGGATGGTCGAGGCCCTAGTATTTGGGATGAATTCGCCAAAATTCCTGGTATTTAATTGTTAATTTTAGCTTAATTACTTTGAATCTTACTGTGAAGAACTTATATATTTAATGGATGATGTGGGATTTGCAGGAGTTGTAGCCAATAATGCTACTGCAGAAGTAGCTGTAGACCAATATCATCGTTACAGagtatttcctttttcttatcTTTGGTTTACATCATTTCTCTTTTTAAATTGTACAAAATTGGCTATGAACTTGAACTTCAAAGTCTCTCTTGTTTAAAATTTCTAAATAGCTACTTGAGCTATTTAGACATTAATTGAGGGACTACGAAAGACATTTTGAAATCAAACTTTTTATACAAATTCAGACATTCAAAGCAGctatgatatattaagccttgtTTTTATCCATTTAATTCAATACATATATCATGAATTGGAAATCATTTATTACATTTATCAAATCAACGGGTTAAATATACGTttggtcactcaactttgacTATTGTTTCAAAATTTTCACTCGGCTTAAATTTTTCTTactaaaattgttcaatttgaattttttcttCAACGAAATCATCCAGCAAAATCTTAATAAAATATGATGTGGCTTCCCTATGCATGTGTGCTTCAAGTTTAATGCTCTAATTTGCATAGGATCTTTTCTATTCACCTTGGAAGCATAGGTTTTGAACTTGCACGTAGTTGGTGTCCTTGCGACAAGGCTGCCATGTGTCGCTTAGGTCAATGATCTGATGATCTGTTTGAGTGTAGTTAAGGTAGTCGTTGAGAAtctaaaattgaatgattttattaaaaaaaattaaattgaggaaccattttgagacaacaaTTAGAATAAAATAACCAATTGTGCATTTTGGCCTCTCTAATTCTCAATTTCTCTGCTTAGCCACTGTAGTAATTCAGTTTAGGCACGTCTGTCTAGTGAGACTTCAATTACCAACATATCCAACCTAGGCTGGGAAAATTTTCGATTTTGATCGCCTAATCAGTCCAAACAGCTTTGTTTTAACACTGGTACAGAATTTTCCAAAGTAATTACCTCATCTTGTTTGTTGTGTTTTCATATAAACTTTCAATGATCTACAGGAAGATGTAGAGATAATACACAGACTGAATTTTGATGCATACCGGTTTTCAATTTCATGGTCCAGAATTTTCCCAAGTAATTACCTCCTCTTGTTCTGTTTTTATCCATTACAATTAAACCCATATATGTGATTCTTAATCTCTCACCCACCTCTGATATGTAGATGGAACTGGTGAAGTGAATTGGAAGGGTGTTGCATATTACAATAGGTTGATCAATTACATGCTTCTCAGAGGTTTGTTTTAAATAAGAATTCATGTTTTCAGTTTAGTATTTTCACAAACATTTCTAACTTATGCAACTATTTGGATGTCTTTGTCTGTGTCTATAGGCATCACTCCATATGCAAACCTTTATCACTCTGATCTGCCTCTTGCACTTGAGAAGAAGTACTTAGGCTTCTTAAATCGCCAATTTGTGTAAGTTTTACTTGTTTTCCGGCAAGTTTTAAATAGTAAATTTACTGTTATGCTGTGGGAGCGTTGGTCATTGATCAATAAAGTCACAGATACTTCAAGAGTAAAAGGACACCAGtagttttatcaaaaaaaaaaggacaccCGTAGTAAACTTTCACCCCTGAACGAAACGAAACATGGTTACCACCTAGATGACATGTTGTTTACACCTAGATGACCAAAATGACGTGTTAGTTAGGTGGCAGCCACCTGTCATTTCGGTTAGTTATAAACACCCCAGcgacttcaaaattaaaaagacacCGAAAAAATGTGACGTGATTGTTACATCCGCAATATTCATCTTTCACCGCTGACCGAAATGACATGTGTTAGCTAGGTGGCAACTATGTGTCGTTTCGGTCAACTAGCTTATTTCAGTAAAGTCATTCCGGCAACTTGAAGAGCAAAAAAACACTGACAAGTGATGTGGCTGCTACATAGTAGTCGACTTTCACCGCTAACCAAAAGAATGTATGGCTGCCACCTAGCTGATTGAAACAACATGTGTCATTTGTTTCGATCTGCTAGGTGCAGTCACGTGTCATTTGTTTGTTTCGGTCAGTGGAGAAAGCTCACCAGTGCTGACGTGTGAGCCACATCATTTTTCCCGTGTCTTCTTGCTCTTGAACTCACTGGAGTGATTTTATTAAGTGACCATTTTGGGACAACCATGAAACTTGAGTGGACAACAGTGATTTAATCCTTATTTTGAGGGATATACTTGTATTGAACTTTGCAGGGAAGACTTTACAAACTATGCTGAGTTTTGTTTCAAGACCTTtggagatagagtaaagaactgGATGACATTCAATGAACCTAGAATAATTGCTGCTATGGGTTATGGCAATGGAGGAACTGCTCCTGCTAGATGCTCCATTACAAATTGTAAAGCAGGAAATTCTTCAACTGAGCCTTATATTGTTGCCCATAATATAATCTTATCTCATGCTTCTGCAGTTCAGAGATATCGCCAGAAATACCAAGTTAGTATCTCAGAGCTCTTCCTTCGTTTTCAACTGGATCATCATGTTCTTCAATTCTTTGAAAAAATGTTTATAACTTATCAGGAAAAGCAAAAGGgaagaattggaattgtgttAGATTTTGTTTGGTATGAACCTCTTActagaggaaaagctgacaatTATGCAgctcaaagaggaagagatttTCATATTGGATGGTATGTATCCCTTCTTATTGCTTTCAAAGTATGTTTCACAGAAATGGAAACGAAACGTGAAAAAgctagaaaaaaaaagagtttcAGTGCAACATAGCTTTCAAACATATttgttaaaattaattatacgATAAGGTAAACATGCTTTTAATGCTGGTagttaaaagtaattttacccctaacgtcatAAATGATACTATTATATCCCTAATGCTTGCAAGTTGGGCCAATTTTACTCGTAACTTATGAAAGTTGGACTAATTTTCAATCATTATTAACGGAGCGTTCTATGTAGTCACGAATCTCGTTATCTCCACTCCGTCTATGCATCATAAATCACTGATGACCGTAAGTGACCGTAACTGATCAAGGAGGtatatggtttttgtatttagttgttacgaaataagctggtgagacacttgcaaattTCAGGGaactaatctatttttatggacaagtttaggaagctggtgaaacgaaataagcaagtttaaggacACTAACAAAATTCAGGAGTCAATCTACTTTTACGGACAAGTTTAGGCCTAAAGAGATTTTTGACTGCGTAGAGTATAATTGtaataagagtaaaattgagcTAACTTGCAAACTTAGAAACAAAATTGATCTTGATTGCGAAGGTTGGGGATACCTTGATTATTCTTAATTCAGAcaaaaaattaataatgtttTTGGGGATGTGGTAGGTTTATGCATCCCATTGTGTATGGTGAGTATCCGAGAACTATGCAAGAGATTGTTGGAGAAAGGCTACCTAAGTTTACAAAAGAAGAGGTTAAAATGGTGAATGGCTccattgattttgttggtatcaACCAATACACCACTAGATACATTTTTAATCCTAAACAAAAATCTGATTCTCTGAGCTACGAGGAAGACTGGAATGCTGGATTTGCAGGTAAAAAACTTCAGATCAAACATTGTTTTTAAATAGGGATACGGTTCAAAAATACCTCAGACATATTCGGGTAAAAGTGCAATTTTCGCTATAGTTGAGTTTGGCTTGCTCATATTTTGCTCGTTAGAAAATTAATGAGCTCGAGTTCAATATCATGTTCGTGAGCTGCTCGCGAGTCGCAAGCAACTCGTCAATTCTGTTCATGAGTTTGGTTcacgaacaactcattaattatgttcatttgaaatttcttCAAGTACTTGTAAACCCTACAAAACTACATTGTTTTACATTTCTACCTTTATAGAAAtactatttttcaaaaaataatgGAACCTAGCTTGTTCACGAGCGTATTCATGAACATTACAATCGAGTTTGTTCATGAACCTCTATAACTGAGCCTGTTCACGAGCTTTTGAATCGAGTTTCGCCGTGCTCAAGCTCGGTTTCtttataaatcgagccgaaCACAGTCGAGCTTTTATCAAGCCAAACGTCATGAGCGGATCAGTTTATTTATAGCCCTAGTTTTCGCCCTAGTTCAATTTTTTGGCCTTTTTCAAGGAATTTTTTCGATGAATTCATCGGAAATTGCCGAAGAAAAATTTGGCTGTAATTTTCGTCGAAAAACGCAATCCAGTGAGGGGGAAATTGCAACTTCTTATCCCTTGTTAAATATAAGGTTACTAACATGAAGTTTTGTGGACTTTGTAGCTTCAAAGAGGGGAGTGCCAATTGGTCCAAAGGTATTTCTTATTACCatctacattttttttaataatgcaAGAAGCCATATGGTTGTAGTTTATGTTGCACGAAAATGGAAAAGAACACCGGacaacgttatttctaaaaaaaaatatagctagAAAACAGTGGAAAAGAAACTAAAACTctaatgaagaagagtttccgaACATAGGTTTAGTTTTTTCTCATGTTATTTTTGTTGAATATTTGCAGGCAAATTCAGATTGGCTTTATGATGTACCATGGGGATTTTACAAGGCTTTGATGTATATAAAAGAACGCTATGGAAACCCTACAATGATTATAACTGAGAATGGTATGTTCAGTTAGTTATTAACATATGTTGTTGAGTTCTATCTGAGTTTGTTGGCTTTGAATCTCGGGACTGAAGTTTGAAGTCTGTTTCACAAAGGTTGCTGAACTTTATTTTCTCTCAAAAAGATGGCTTAATACTATAcgatgattgggccttaactatcagtttagtttaatcggttccatgacatggtatcagagcctctaggaccaaacggtcgagagTTCGAATCCTGGCAACCTCATTAACGTatggaattaaaaacatatgGTGGGATGTGCCTGTGTTGTGCACCCTGCAAGCCCAAGGGGCATTGGCGTGTGGGGTGTGtcaaagattaatataagatatatgattgtgccttaactatcagctcgagcttttagttaaaTCGGTTCCATAACAAATACATCCCTTACAATTTTGGAAAAGTTGAAATGTgtacactttaagcaagttcagaacGTCAATAGATCATTGTAAGAAAGTTCGGGAGGCTAATAGGTACCTTTCAAAGAGTTAATTGGTCATTTAAAGCAAGTTTAGGGGTTAATAGaacttttccaaaaatatattaatCCCAAAAATTCATTAAACTTTacatttgatttcaataaagtcactcAAGTCAATTTGTATATGAATA comes from Euphorbia lathyris chromosome 8, ddEupLath1.1, whole genome shotgun sequence and encodes:
- the LOC136203689 gene encoding beta-glucosidase 44-like isoform X1, whose amino-acid sequence is MRGGGFLLALLMCAASAAANEGVNVETWRRRWRKIKFDTGGLSRESFPEGFVFGTATSAYQVEGMADKDGRGPSIWDEFAKIPGVVANNATAEVAVDQYHRYREDVEIIHRLNFDAYRFSISWSRIFPNGTGEVNWKGVAYYNRLINYMLLRGITPYANLYHSDLPLALEKKYLGFLNRQFVEDFTNYAEFCFKTFGDRVKNWMTFNEPRIIAAMGYGNGGTAPARCSITNCKAGNSSTEPYIVAHNIILSHASAVQRYRQKYQEKQKGRIGIVLDFVWYEPLTRGKADNYAAQRGRDFHIGWFMHPIVYGEYPRTMQEIVGERLPKFTKEEVKMVNGSIDFVGINQYTTRYIFNPKQKSDSLSYEEDWNAGFAASKRGVPIGPKANSDWLYDVPWGFYKALMYIKERYGNPTMIITENGMDDAGNVTLFHGLHDITRIDFYRSYLKQLKKAIDDGANAVGYFAWSLVDNFEWGAGYTSRFGIVFIDYYHNLNRYPKMSAYWFMQLLRRNKY
- the LOC136203689 gene encoding beta-glucosidase 44-like isoform X2, with translation MLLRGITPYANLYHSDLPLALEKKYLGFLNRQFVEDFTNYAEFCFKTFGDRVKNWMTFNEPRIIAAMGYGNGGTAPARCSITNCKAGNSSTEPYIVAHNIILSHASAVQRYRQKYQEKQKGRIGIVLDFVWYEPLTRGKADNYAAQRGRDFHIGWFMHPIVYGEYPRTMQEIVGERLPKFTKEEVKMVNGSIDFVGINQYTTRYIFNPKQKSDSLSYEEDWNAGFAASKRGVPIGPKANSDWLYDVPWGFYKALMYIKERYGNPTMIITENGMDDAGNVTLFHGLHDITRIDFYRSYLKQLKKAIDDGANAVGYFAWSLVDNFEWGAGYTSRFGIVFIDYYHNLNRYPKMSAYWFMQLLRRNKY